One window of the Cryptomeria japonica chromosome 7, Sugi_1.0, whole genome shotgun sequence genome contains the following:
- the LOC131028722 gene encoding glyoxylase I 4, with product MKSFTGKGGALPLVSLNHISLVCRSVQDSLDFYENVLGFVPIKRPGSFSFDGAWLFSYGIGIHLLQGPEPEKMPTKTEINPMDNHISFQCTDMQEVEQKLEEMNIKLVKRTVEEMGIYVDQLFFHDPDGFMIEVCNCENLPVVPLAPTASCSLWPTNALQQQRSTFCSAKADTAPLSPQMLRVP from the exons ATGAAGAGTTTTACAGGTAAGGGCGGGGCACTGCCTCTTGTATCTTTAAACCATATATCTCTTGTTTGCAGATCTGTTCAGGATTCTCTCGACTTCTACGAAAATGTATTGGGTTTTGTTCCAATTAAGAGACCTGGATCTTTCAGCTTCGATGGAGCATG GCTTTTTAGCTATGGAATTGGAATACATTTGTTGCAGGGCCCGGAGCCTGAGAAAATGCCAACAAAAACAGAGATAAATCCCATGGATAATCACATATCTTTTCAG TGTACTGACATGCAGGAAGTTgagcaaaaacttgaagagatgaACATCAAACTTGTTAAGCGCACTGTAGAAGAAATGGGTATCTATGTAGACCAGCTTTTCTTTCATGACCCAGATGGGTTCATGATTGAGGTGTGCAACTGTGAGAACTTGCCAGTAGTGCCATTGGCACCAACTGCAAGCTGTAGTCTCTGGCCTACTAATGCACTGCAACAGCAAAGATCAACATTTTGTTCGGCCAAAGCAGATACAGCACCCCTCTCTCCCCAGATGCTTCGGGTCCCTTAA